CGTTTGAACACAGCGAAGCCAATAAAGCGGCTAAAGAAGAGAAGTAATAATGAGTGTGATCGTGGATAAACTCTACGCCATCACAGACAAGGGCCCCTTGCGGGCCCTTTCGCTTGTGATGTCACTGGTGCTTGCCGGATGCGTATTCTGGAAACCGGGCCTGTTTGCCTCGTCAACCAGTCAGCTGGAAGTCTGGCACGGCATCATCCTGATATGGGCAGTCTGTGCAGGTGTGATCCACGGCCTTGGCTTTCGTCCGCATAAATCGGTATGGAAGGCATTCTTCTCTCCGATACTTGCCATGATTGCGCTGGCCGCAGGACTTTTTTACTTTTTCAGCTGATTCTTTGCTGAAATAAAAGACAAATTTACAGTAATCGTCCTATGGGCCGTTCTGGCCCATAATTATTTTCGTTCCAGCAATGCAACCCATTCCCAACCCCAACTCACTTGAGTATAGTAGTGCCGTCAAATTGCATTACGGGATGTAGAGTGAGTAATTCGTTGTTCCGATGGCCGGTTCGTGTCTACTTTGAAGACACAGACGCGGGAGGTGTGGTCTACCACGCCCGATACGTCGCCTTTTATGAAAGGGCTCGCACAGAGATGTTGCGCCAACGCAATTTTCACCAGCAACAACTGCTGGGAGAACATGTCGCTTTTGCTGTCCGCCGCATGACGGTCGAATACTTTGCACCAGCTCGCCTAGATGACCTGCTGGATGTTCAGAGTGAGATTACGTCCATTCGCGGAGCTTCTCTTACTTTTGCACAACGAATTCTTGATTCGCATGGAAACCTTCTGAGTTCTGCAGAAGTGTTGATTGCGTGCATTGATCCACACCAAATGAAGCCACGTGCGCTTCCTAAGTCTATTGTCGCGGAGTTTAAGCAGTGACTGACATGAACATGCTTGATTTATTTTTAAAGGCCAGCATCCTGGTTAAGCTGATTATGCTTATCCTGGTGTGCTTCTCTGTCGCGTCCTGGGCGATCATCATTCAACGCACAAAAGTGCTGAATGCCGCCACCCGTGAGGCAGAAGCATTTGAAGATAAATTCTGGTCCGGTATTGAGCTTTCCCGTTTGTATCAGGAAAGCCAGGGCCGTCGCGAAACCCTGAGCGGGGCAGAGCAAATCTTCCATTCCGGTTTTAAAGAGTTTGCGCGTCTTCATCGTGCCAACAGCCATGCGCCTGAGTCGGTGATTGAAGGCTCTTCACGTGCCATGCGTATTTCCTTTAACCGTGAACTCGAATCTCTTGAAATGCACATTCCTTTCCTGGGTACCGTCGGTTCCATCAGCCCGTATATCGGCCTGTTTGGTACGGTCTGGGGGATCATGCACGCCTTTATCGGCTTAGGTTCTGTAAAACAAGCCACCCTGCAAATGGTTGCACCGGGTATCGCAGAAGCACTGATCGCCACCGCGATTGGTTTGTTTGCTGCTATCCCTGCGGTTATGGCGTATAACCGCCTGAACCAGCGTGTAAATAAGCTTGAGCAAAACTACGATAACTTCATGGAAGAATTTACGGCCATCCTGCACCGTCAGGCTTTCTCTCGCGAAACCAGCAGTAACTAAAGGGGGAGAGTATGGCTCGTTCACGAGGTCGTCGTAACCGTCGCGAAGGTAAGTCGGAGATCAACATTGTTCCGCTGCTGGACGTACTGCTGGTTCTGTTACTGATTTTTATGGCAACAGCTCCCATCATTACCCAAAGCGTGGAAGTGGATCTGCCAGACGCGACGGATTCCAAAACGGTATCCAGCGATGATAACCCGCCAGTGATTGTCGAAGTCTCAGGCGTGGGTCAGTACACCATAGTGGTGGATCATCAGCGTATGGAACAATTGCCTGAACAGCAGGTTATCGCGGAAGCGACCAGCCGTATTCAGGCCAATCCGAAGACGGTATTTCTGATCGGCGGCGCTAAAGATGTGCCTTATGATGAAATCATTAAGGCGCTGAATATGCTGCATCAGGCTGGCGTGAAGTCTGTCGGATTGATGACACAACCTATCTGAGGATAGGTAATTTGTAACACTTATTTGAAACCCGGCATTCTCTGGCTTGTTAAAAGTATGACAGGCAATACAGGAAACCGGGTTTTTAGTAATCCTGTCTTGGGAAATCTATTTTGGTAAAGGCAACTGCAACTGAACAAAACGATAAGCTCAAACGCGCCGTTATTGTTTCGGTCGTTCTGCATATCATCATTATAGGCCTGCTGATTTTGGGATCGCTGGACGAAGATACCAGCATGAGTGGGGGCGGTGGCGGCAGCGATATCTCTGCCGTAATGGTTGATCCCAGTGCCGTGGTCGATCAGTACAACCGTCAGCAACAGCAACAGGCTGATTCCCAACGCGCTGCTGCAGCGCGTCAGAAAAAATCAGAACAACAGGCTGAAGAGCTTCAGCAGAAACAGGCCGCCGAACAACAGCGCCTGAAAGAACTTGAAAAAGAGCGTCTGCAAGCGCAGCAGGATGCGAAGCAGCAGGCTCAGGAACAGGCTCAGCAGCAAAAACAAGCTGAGCAAGCCGCTGAACAGGCGAAAGAACAACAGAAGCAGGCTGAAGCTGCCGCTGCACAGGCGAAAGCCGAAGCAGCAAAAGCGGCGGCACAGGCCAAAGCGGATGCTGCGAAAGAAGCGGCTAAAGCCCAAGCAGACGCACAGAAAAAAGCTGCTGCGGATGCTCAGAAAAAAGCAGAGGCCGAAGCAACCGCCGCTGCTGCCGCTGCGAAGAAACAAGCAGAAGCTGACGCGAAGAAAGAAGCGGCTGCAGAAGCGAAGAAACAAGCTGCTGCAGAAGCTAAAGCGCAGGCCGCTGCAGATGCAAAAGCCCAGGCTGAAGCGGATGCGAAAGCGGCTGCTGATGCCAAAGCCGCTGCTGCCGCTGAGAAAAAAGCAGAAGCTGCAGCTGCAGCGAAGAAAGCCGCAGCCGATAAAAAAGCTGCCGCTGCCGCCGCTGCGAAAGAAGCAGCTGATGCGAATAACTTATTTGATGGTCTTGCTGACTCCAAAAATGCACCAAAAGGCGCAACAGGTGGCGGCGCTTCTGCTCCGGCAGGGAAGGGGACTCAGAAAAAGGCAGGCGCATCAGGTGCCGATATTGCTAACTATGGCAGCCAGATTAAGGCAGCTATCGAGAGCAGATTCTATGACGCGTCATCGTATGCGGGTAAAACTTGTTCGTTGCGCGTTAAAATGAACCCGGATGGCTCGCTTATCAGCGTGTCGGCGGAAGGTGGGGATCCTGCACTTTGTCAGGCAGCGCTTGCCGCAGCCCGACAGGCGAAGTTCCCGAAACCACCTTCTGAAGCAGTCTATGAAGTCTTTAAAAATGCTCCGATAGATTTTAAACCGTAGAAAGACGAAAATAATTTCTTTTCAGAATTTTACGATAGATTGCAGGGTGTAATTCTAGTTTTGTATGCGTTGGTTTGTTAAAATTCTGCTAAATTATCGCGGGCAGATACGTCCAGATAAGGGAGATACAATGAAGCAGGCATTTCGAGTAGCGTTCGGCCTTTTGATGATGTGGGCATCTGTGGTTCATGCAGAAGTTCGCATTGAAATTACCCAAGGGGTAGATACAGCTCGCCCGATTGGCGTTGTGCCATTCAAATGGGCTGGCCCGGGTACACCACCTGAAGATGTGGGTGGTATCGTTGCAGCTGACTTACGTAACAGCGGCAAGTTCAATCCTATTGATGCATCACGTATGCCACAACAGCCGACCTCTGCCGCAGAAGTAACTCCTGCTGCATGGACTGCGCTGGGCATTGATGCGGTTGTTATCGGTCAGGTTCAGCCTGCAGCCGATGGCAGCTACGTGGTGTCTTACCAGCTGGTTGATACCTCTGGCGCACCAGGTACCGTGCTGGCACAAAACCAGTACAAAGTGACCAAACAGTGGTTACGTTATTCCGCCCATACCGCCAGTGACGAAGTTTTCGAAAAGCTGACCGGTGTGAAAGGCGCATTCCGTACCCGTATCGCTTATATCGTGCAGACCAACGGCGGTAAATTCCCGTATGAACTGCGCGTAGCGGATTATGACGGTTACAACCAGTTCGTGGTTCACCGTTCACCAGAGCCACTGATGTCTCCGGCCTGGTCGCCGGATGGCAGCAAACTGGCGTACGTCACGTTTGAAAGCGGTCGTTCAGCACTGGTTGTTCAGACTCTGGCTAATGGCGCGATCAAACAGATTGCTTCATTCCCGCGTCACAACGGTGCACCGGCGTTCTCACCTGATGGCAGCAAACTGGCTTTCGCTCTGTCTAAAGACGGCAGCCTGAACCTGTATGTAATGAATCTGTCTTCTGGTCAGATTAGTCAGGTGACCAACGGACGCAGCAACAACACTGAACCAACCTGGTTCCCGGACAGCCAGAATCTGGCGTTCACATCGGATCAGGGTGGTCGTCCGCAAGTTTATAAAGTCAATATTAATGGCGGTGCGCCTCAGCGTCTGACCTGGGAAGGCTCGCAGAACCAGGACTCTGACGTAAGTGCAGATGGTAAGTTCCTGGTGATGGTGAGCAGCGCCAGCGGTACACAGCACATCGCTAAACAAGATCTGGCAACGGGAGCCGTTCAAACATTGACGGACACGTTCCTGGATGAAACGCCTAGCCTCGCACCAAACGGCACCATGGTAATTTACAGCTCTTCACAGGGCCTGGGTTCCGTATTGCAGTTGGTATCGACTGATGGGCGCTTCAAAGCGCGTCTTCCGGCAACTGATGGACAGGTCAAATTCCCTGCCTGGTCGCCGTATCTGTAATGCATAGAAAACTATGTATGGCAAAAAATTATAAAAGGATCGAATAGATGCAACTGAATAAAGTGCTGAAAGGGCTGATGCTGGCGTTGCCTGTACTGGCTGTAGCTGCTTGTAGTTCTCACAAGAACGCAGACAACGACCAATCTAATGGTATGGGTCTGAACTCTGGCGCAGGCACTGAAAACGCAAACATGTCTTCAGAAGAGCAAGCTCGTCTGCAGATGCAAGAACTGCAGAAAAACAACATCGTTTACTTTGGCCTGGACAAATACGATGTGTCTTCTGAATTCGCTCAGATGTTAGACGCGCACGCAGCATTCCTGCGTAGCAACCCGTCTTACAAAGTGACTGTAGAAGGTCATGCTGACGAACGTGGTACGCCAGAGTACAACATCGCCCTGGGCGAACGTCGTGCTACTGCTGTTAAAATGTACCTGCAAGGCAAAGGCGTTTCTGCTGACCAAATCTCTATCGTTTCTTACGGTAAAGAAAAACCAGCTGTACTGGGTCATGACGAAGCGGCATACGCTAAAAACCGTCGTGCAGTACTGGTATACTAAGAGAATAGTATGAGCAGTAACTTCAGAACTCACTTGTTGAGTCTGTCGTTACTGGTTGGCGTAGCGGTCCCATGGGCCGCTACTGCCCAAGCGCCAATCAGTAATGTCGGCTCAGGCTCGATTGAAGATCGGGTCACCTCTCTGGAGCGTATTTCTAACGCTCACAGCCAGCTATTAACTCAACTCCAGCAACAACTTTCTGATACCCAACGTGATATGGATACTCTTCGTGGTCAAATCCAGGAGAACCAGTATCAGTTGAGTCAGCTTGGTGATCGCCAGAAGCAAATTTTTAATCAACTGGACAGCTTAAGCCAGGGCAATGCAGGAGCCGCCAGTACGGGCGCTGCAGCAGCCACAGGTGACACAGCCGGTTCTGCTGCCGCAACGCCGGACGCGGGTGCTGCACAAGCGCCTGCAAGCACCGGTGACGTGAACAGCGATTACAATGCTGCGGTTTCACTGGCGCTGGAAAAGAAACAGTATGATGAGGCGATTGCTGCCTTTCAGAGTTTCGTAAAAAAATATCCTGATTCAACTTATCAGCCTAATGCCAACTACTGGTTAGGACAGTTGTATTACAACAAAGGTAAAAAAGACGACGCTGCGTATTATTTTGCAGTTGTGGTCAAAAATTACCCTAAGTCTCCAAAAAGTTCTGACGCGATGTTTAAGGTTGGGGTGATCATGCAGGAGAAAGGTCAGGCTGATAAAGCCAAAGCCGTCTTCACGCAGGTTGTAAAACAGTACCCAAATACCGATGCGGCAAAACAAGCTCAAAAACGTTTATCTGCAAAGTAGTTCCTCATTCAGGTCTGGAAAATGTACATATCGTGCATTTTCTGGGCTTGAGTGTGTGAAACGCCATCAGTTAGCACTCTTTCTGAAAATTAAAGTTGCACTGAAAAGTTAAATAAGTAATATATGCCGCCGTTGCCCAGACAACTCCAAACGGCTAACGCTGTCAGAGATTTAGGCAATATGCAGTAGGTTTAGAAGGGCCGTTAGCTCAGTTGGTAGAGCAGTTGACTTTTAATCAATTGGTCGCTGGTTCGAATCCAGCACGGCCCACCAAATCTAAATCATTTATTGCATGTGGCTTGCACACCAACTGCAAGACACGCAGGCAGACAGAAGTATTCAGGAAGGGCCGTTAGCTCAGTTGGTAGAGCAGTTGACTTTTAATCAATTGGTCGCTGGTTCGAATCCAGCACGGCCCACCACTTTTAAAGTGGAAAATGTAGTGAAGCAGTGCAGGATGAGAACCAATGGTTCGAGCCGAGCGAAGCGAGACGACAACGCGCAAGCGTTGCCCGCAGGGCGAGGTGAAACCGAGTCAATCCAGCACGGCCCACCACTCTTTTAGAGTGAACGCCCTGAATAGTTTTAGACGCCGACAGTAAAAAGTAGTACCCAGCATTTAGATGGGCCGTTAGCTCAGTTGGTAGAGCAGTTGACTTTTAATCAATTGGTCGCTGGTTCGAATCCAGCACGGCCCACCACTTTTAAAGTGGAAAATGTAGTGAAGCAGTGCAGGATGAGGTGAAACCGAGTTAATCCAGCACGCCCCGCACACTATTGTGAAGCCATCTAAATTGCAGAATTCAGAGAAAAGCGCCTTTTGGCGCTTTTTTCGCATGTGATGCACGAAACCTCCTTCCATCGTTATCTTCAATTTTCCTGTATTTTGCTCAACTCACTCCAGTTTTAAGTGCAGTAAACATTTTAAGCCTTATGGCTAATATCTGGACGACTTTCTCAGAATTTTACGGTATTTTGTTTAGCATACAAAACCAACGGGTTTCTGAATGGGATCTGTTGCGGCTTCTGGCTTTTCAGGCGTGCTGCCTGACTGAATGAGATGACGAGTATGAGCGAAACATTGGACCTGAATTCGACGGTTTATCCTTTTCCTCCTAAACCCGCAGTTCTGAGTGCAGATGAAAAGACTTTCTACAAAGAGAAGATCAGAAAACTGCTCAGGGAACGTGATGCCGTGATGGTGGCGCATTACTACACTGATCCTGAAATTCAGGCGCTTGCAGAAGAAACCGGGGGCATTGTCGCAGACTCTCTGGAAATGGCGCGCTTTGGCAGTCAGCATCCGGCTTCCACGTTGCTGGTGGCCGGCGTGCGCTTCATGGGTGAAACGGCCAAAATCCTCAGTCCTGAAAAAACAGTCCTCATGCCGACGCTCAATGCGGAATGCTCGCTGGATCTGGGCTGCCCGGAACAGGCTTTCTCAGATTTCTGCGACCAGCACCCCGATCGCACCGTTGTGGTCTACGCTAATACCTCGGCGGCGGTGAAAGCCCGTGCCGACTGGGTAGTCACGTCGAGCATTGCGGTAGAACTGATTGAACATCTTGATAGTCTGGGCGAAAAAATCATCTGGGCACCGGATCGTCACCTCGGCAATTATGTTCGCAAGCAGACGGGCGCTGATGTCTTGTGCTGGCAGGGCGCCTGTATCGTCCATGACGAGTTTAAATCCCAGGCCCTGACCCGAATGAAAGGCTTGTATCCAAACGCCGCTGTTCTGGTACATCCTGAGTCTCCTCAGGCGATTGTGGATATGGCTGATGCGGTCGGTTCTACCAGTCAGCTCATTCAGGCTGCAAAAACCTTGCCTCAGAAACAGCTGATCGTCGCTACTGACCGCGGGATTTTCTACAAAATGCAGCAAGCGTGCCCGGATAAAGAATTGTTTGAAGCACCGACAGCAGGTGAGGGCGCAAGTTGCCGCACCTGCGCGCATTGCCCGTGGATGGCGATGAACGGCCTGAAAGCCATTGCTGAAGGTCTGGAGCACGGCGGAGCAGAACATGCGATAGAAGTGGATGAGGCGCTGCGTGTGAAGTCATTGATTCCGCTGAATCGTATGCTGGATTTTGCCGCGCAACTCAAATTACGCACACAGGCCAAAGCCCTGTAAGCAAACGCGATGTGACTGACGAAAAAGGAAGGACGTGATGATGGATTTTTTCAGTACCAGCAATATTCTGGTTCATATTCCTCTCGGCAAAGGCGGGTATGACCTGTCTTGGATTGAAGCGGTTGGCACCATTTTTGGTTTGCTTTGTATCTGGTACGCCAGTAAAGAAAAGCTCATCAATTACGCGTTTGGTCTGATCAACGTCACCTTGTTTGCGATCATCTTTTTCCAGATCCAGCTCTACGCCAGTTTGCTGCTGCAAATCTTCTTCTTTGCCGCCAATATTTATGGCTGGTACGCCTGGAGCCGTCAGACAGCGGATCAGGAAGCCGAATTGCAGATCCGCTGGTTACCACGCGGGAAAGCGCTGATTTGGGGCGTGGTGTGCGTCGCTGGCATTTTACTGATGACGTTTAACATTGACCGCGTATTTGCCGCGCTCACTCTGGTGGCGGTGAATCTGATGCAGGCGCTGGGGATGAATGTGCAGATGCCAGAATTGCAGCCGGATGCTTTCCCGTTCTGGGATTCATCAATGATGGTGCTGTCGATTGTGGCGATGCTGCTGATGACGCGTAAATATGTCGAGAACTGGTTGCTGTGGGTGGTGATCGACGTGATAAGCGTGGCGATTTTTGCCTATCAGGGCGTCTATGCGATGGCGCTCGAATACGTGTTGCTGACGCTGATTGCACTCAACGGTTCGTGGCTGTGGATCAAGAGCGCGAAGCAAAATGGCTCGCAGCCCCTGCAAAACGTCTGAATCTGCTTAACAAAAACGCCTCCATACCGGAGGCGTTTTGCTTTCTGCTATTGGTGAACATCAGTGATGATGGTGTGCGTGGGAGTGACCATGATGATCGTGCCCTGCGCTGGCAGCCGGGATTTCATTAATCTCGCAATCCGGCGTTTCACAGCGACCGTATTCCATCTGAATCGTCGCGTGTCCGATATGGCATTTCTCCAGCAAATGATGCTGAATGCGGTCTAACAGCGCATCGTGATCGTGAGGTGGCACCACCTGCACATGCAGCGTCATCAGCCGCTGTTCACCAATCTGCCAGACGTGAACGTGATGGACATTGCGAACTTCAGGGATGCTCAGCGACAAATCACGGCGCAGTTTATCGATATCAATTTCCTCAGGCGTACCTTCCAGCAACTCATGAAAACTTTCGCGCAGTAGCCGCCAGGCGTTGTTCAGCACCAGACACGACACCAGCACCGACAGAATCGGGTCAATGGGCGTCCAGCCGGTATACATGATGATCAGTGCTGCAGCGACCGCACCAATCGATCCCAGTAAATCCCCCAGCACATGCAGAGCCGCAGCGCGCACGTTGATGTTGGCTTTTTCCTGACCCTGATGCAGTAACCAGAACGCCAGAATATTGGCAAACAGCCCGGCGATAGCAATGACCAGCATCGTGGTACCCATCACCGGCTGTGGATTGAAGAAGCGGGCAATGGCTTCCCAGACGATCAGCACCACAATTACCAATAGCGCGGCGGCATTGACGAACGCGGCCATTGTCGTCAGGCGCAGATAACCAAAGGTATGACGGGAATTGGGCTTACGTTTTGCAAAACGCACGGCCATCAGCGCCACGAGCAAAGCGGCAGCATCTGTCAGCATGTGACCGGCATCGGCCAGCAACGCCAGAGAGCCAGAAATCAGCCCGCCGATGACTTCCGCGACCATAAAAACAACGGTTACAAGGAAAGCCAGTAACAGGCGACGGCTATTTTTATCCTGCGGTAACAGGGAAGAAGACATAGTTATATTCACAAAGATGATGAACAGAGACGATCACAATAGCGTAATCAGATGACGTTGCAAGAAGGGGAAGTTTCGAAATAAGGAGGAACCGAAGTTCCTCCTGAACGAGATGCTACCGGCGTATTTATTTACCAGTTTCTTTTGATTGCGTGGTTCCAGGTGCCTGGTCAGGACAACGACCATCTTTGCACATCGCTTTCTTATGCTGTTTGTCCTTGCTCATATGCTGCTTGGTGGTATCCGTTTTGGTATTCACTTCATCTGCTGGCTTGTTCGTGTTGTTAATCTGGTCATTATCAACACTTTTAGGTGCCATATTCTGAATTGAGCCAGGTGAACCGGACTGATTGGCCTGACCGTTGTTATCACCAGCCGAGGTTTCACCGGCAGCAAAGGCCGCGCCCGTTGTCAGAGCCATAGTGGCAGTCAGTAACATGATTGCGAGCTTTTTCATAATGTCATCTCCATTGTTTCAGAAAGGTCCGTGGTCGTGTTTCATGTGTCTGCTTAAAGCCTAGCTAAATAAATTATGTCCTAAATCAAAATGAGACTAATCGTAAGTGTAAAAGCAGGTTTACACTGCCCCTCATTACGGCTAGATTGAACGCGGTCAGCGTTTCGCTTTGTCTCTTATGAACACCCGAATGGAACTGTTATGAATTATCAAAACGACGATTTACGCATCAAAGAAATCAAAGAACTTTTACCTCCGGTTGCCCTGCTCGAAAAATTTCCCGCCACTGACAAAGCGGCAAAAACAGTTTCTCAGGCTCGTAATGCCATTCATAAGATCCTGAAAGGAAACGATGATCGTCTGCTGGTTGTTATCGGGCCTTGCTCAATCAATGATCCTAAAGCTGCCAAAGAATATGCCGCACGCCTGCTGAAAATGCGTGAAGAATTGCAGGGGGAACTGGAAGTGGTAATGCGCGTTTATTTCGAAAAACCGCGTACTACGGTGGGCTGGAAAGGGCTGATCAATGACCCGCACATGAACAACAGCTACCAGATTAACGATGGTTTGCGCATTGCCCGCAAATTGTTACTTGATATTAATGACACCGGTTTGCCTGCCGCCGGCGAGTTCCTGGACATGATCACGCCACAATATCTGGCGGATTTAATGAGCTGGGGCGCAATCGGTGCGCGTACCACAGAATCTCAGGTTCACCGTGAGCTTTCCTCCGGTTTATCCTGCCCGGTCGGTTTCAAAAATGGTACCGACGGCACCATCAAAGTGGCTATCGACGCCATTAACGCCGCAGGCGCGCCGCATTGCTTCCTGTCTGTCACCAAATGGGGTCATTCCGCCATCGTGAATACCAGCGGTAACAACGACTGCCATATCATTCTGCGTGGCGGCAAAAAGCCAAACTACAGCGCTCAGGACGTGCTCGAAGTGAAAGACGGCCTGAAAAAAGGCGGTCTGCCAGCACGTATCATGATCGACTTCAGTCATGCAAACAGCAGCAAGCAATTCAAAAAGCAGATGGAAGTCTGTGAAGACGTTTGCGGGCAGATTGCTGGTGGTGAACAGGCAATTATGGGCGTGATGGTTGAGAGCCATCTGGTTGAAGGGAACCAGAGCCTCGACAGCGGCGAGCCACTGGTTTACGGCCAGAGCGTGACCGATGCCTGCATCGGCTGGGAAGACACAGAAGTGCTGCTGCGTAATCTCGCGAACGCCGTTAAAGCGCGTCGCGGATAATTCTTTAACACCAGTACATCTTTCTGAGCCCCGCTTTTGCGGGGCTTTTTTATTAGCTGAATACGTCAAAGTGCGCAGCGCATATCCATGCAACGCAAATCGGCATTCGCCATTTCTGACCGGTACAAACCCTCTTTTACCAGGCTGAATCCGTTCCTCTTATAAAACTCAAAAGCATTGGGCGTGGATGACAGGATGATCTCTTTAAATCCCCGCGATTTTGCTTCGGCTTTTAGTTTATTGAGAATTTGCGTCGCGAGTCCTTTTCCTTCGAATTCCGGCAAGGTGAATATCGCCTCAACACTGCCATTTTTCAGGTCTAGATAACCCGTTGCCGCAGGCGTACCCAGACCGTGCGCTTCAGCCACAAAAAAAGGATTCTCAGTAATGGCCTTACGGTAACCGGGTGGCATCTGATCCGGCGTCCAGGCCATCACAATGTCGGCGCCATAGGTATTTTTACATCCGTGGCGGATAGCCTGATTTCTGATTTCCCAGAGTATTTCCGCTTCATCGGGGGAGGCGAGTCTGACGGGCATCGGTTTCTCCTTATGGCTGTTCGTTTTAATTAAAACGTATTACCACAAAATAGCGCGAACAGTTACTTCTTCATCCCGACACCCAGCCGTCCGTTAGCGTTGAGATCACGTTCAAGGAATCGGCCTGTCCAGTTCGCTTCATAGTTTTCGCGTGGGAAATCCGCAGGTGAAGCGCCTGTCTTCAGTGCTTCGTGTACCTTGCGGGCATAAGCGACATTCTTTTCGCACAGTGGTGCGGCCGGAATGTACATCACATTTCCCCATCCTTGCTGATCTTCAACCGGCGCGACGGAATGAATGACGTCACAATGCCACCATACCGAGTCGCCCGCCTGAAGTTCCGGAATACTGCACAGGCCTTTAATCAGATGCGGATGCCATTTTTCGGAAACAGGTAAAACGCGGCCAGGCGTAACGCCACAGAGTTCATCTTCAGGCACATCATCAAGCAGCGGACGCAGCAGCACATACGCCATCGCCTCAGGCACCGGAACGGCGTGCAGCAAGCCCTGTCCGGTTTGCATATCAGACAGCGCAGTCCAGCCCTGGAATGTCCGTAAAGCTGAGCATTTAGTCGTGTTATCCACATCGTATTCATTGACGTCGGGTCTGAAAGCCGCATCCCATGGATCGTATTCTTCAAAACGGTTGGTGAAAATCTTGCGGAAGACTTTCTGATACGCTGGTAACAGCCAGCGTTCTAACGCGCCGGAATCGGTATGCGCGCCCAGCCCCTTAGAAGTGGTGCCCGGAAGACGCCTGCGGATCCTGTCCGGATAGATAATATTTACGTCGGGATTAAACCATGCGCCCTGATGGTCGCCGAACTTCCAGAGACGGTTTAAAAATGACTGAACCGTGCCGATTTCCTCACTCTGTCTGGCTTCCATCTGTGCGGCAGACCAGTAGATGGGATAAATCTCAGGGCGGGAAGCGTCCAGTGAACCAAAGAAATTATCACCCGGTCCGCGATAAACCTCATCGAAATTGTTTTCATCAAGGTAATGCAGCATGGATTTATCCATTGCAAGCGCGTCATCACGTTCAAATGTCTGACGTACCACCAGACATCCACGACGTTTCACCTGCGCAATCTGCGCATCAGATACCCGGCCTTCTGCCAGTTCTGACCAGCTAATTTGCGGCCATGCAGTGCCGTTAGCCGCTTCCTCCGCCCTTGCTGCGGCTATCTCCGTTTCAATTTTTTCGCAGACCTGCCGGAAGAGTCCTTCAACATCGCCAATCTGTGCGCG
The Rahnella variigena genome window above contains:
- the aroG gene encoding 3-deoxy-7-phosphoheptulonate synthase AroG; the encoded protein is MNYQNDDLRIKEIKELLPPVALLEKFPATDKAAKTVSQARNAIHKILKGNDDRLLVVIGPCSINDPKAAKEYAARLLKMREELQGELEVVMRVYFEKPRTTVGWKGLINDPHMNNSYQINDGLRIARKLLLDINDTGLPAAGEFLDMITPQYLADLMSWGAIGARTTESQVHRELSSGLSCPVGFKNGTDGTIKVAIDAINAAGAPHCFLSVTKWGHSAIVNTSGNNDCHIILRGGKKPNYSAQDVLEVKDGLKKGGLPARIMIDFSHANSSKQFKKQMEVCEDVCGQIAGGEQAIMGVMVESHLVEGNQSLDSGEPLVYGQSVTDACIGWEDTEVLLRNLANAVKARRG
- the pnuC gene encoding nicotinamide riboside transporter PnuC, encoding MDFFSTSNILVHIPLGKGGYDLSWIEAVGTIFGLLCIWYASKEKLINYAFGLINVTLFAIIFFQIQLYASLLLQIFFFAANIYGWYAWSRQTADQEAELQIRWLPRGKALIWGVVCVAGILLMTFNIDRVFAALTLVAVNLMQALGMNVQMPELQPDAFPFWDSSMMVLSIVAMLLMTRKYVENWLLWVVIDVISVAIFAYQGVYAMALEYVLLTLIALNGSWLWIKSAKQNGSQPLQNV
- a CDS encoding DUF1479 domain-containing protein; its protein translation is MDNRFTSTTLPVDYKKNIIEMKKQLRAQIGDVEGLFRQVCEKIETEIAAARAEEAANGTAWPQISWSELAEGRVSDAQIAQVKRRGCLVVRQTFERDDALAMDKSMLHYLDENNFDEVYRGPGDNFFGSLDASRPEIYPIYWSAAQMEARQSEEIGTVQSFLNRLWKFGDHQGAWFNPDVNIIYPDRIRRRLPGTTSKGLGAHTDSGALERWLLPAYQKVFRKIFTNRFEEYDPWDAAFRPDVNEYDVDNTTKCSALRTFQGWTALSDMQTGQGLLHAVPVPEAMAYVLLRPLLDDVPEDELCGVTPGRVLPVSEKWHPHLIKGLCSIPELQAGDSVWWHCDVIHSVAPVEDQQGWGNVMYIPAAPLCEKNVAYARKVHEALKTGASPADFPRENYEANWTGRFLERDLNANGRLGVGMKK
- a CDS encoding GNAT family N-acetyltransferase; the protein is MPVRLASPDEAEILWEIRNQAIRHGCKNTYGADIVMAWTPDQMPPGYRKAITENPFFVAEAHGLGTPAATGYLDLKNGSVEAIFTLPEFEGKGLATQILNKLKAEAKSRGFKEIILSSTPNAFEFYKRNGFSLVKEGLYRSEMANADLRCMDMRCAL
- the zitB gene encoding CDF family zinc transporter ZitB, which produces MSSSLLPQDKNSRRLLLAFLVTVVFMVAEVIGGLISGSLALLADAGHMLTDAAALLVALMAVRFAKRKPNSRHTFGYLRLTTMAAFVNAAALLVIVVLIVWEAIARFFNPQPVMGTTMLVIAIAGLFANILAFWLLHQGQEKANINVRAAALHVLGDLLGSIGAVAAALIIMYTGWTPIDPILSVLVSCLVLNNAWRLLRESFHELLEGTPEEIDIDKLRRDLSLSIPEVRNVHHVHVWQIGEQRLMTLHVQVVPPHDHDALLDRIQHHLLEKCHIGHATIQMEYGRCETPDCEINEIPAASAGHDHHGHSHAHHHH
- the nadA gene encoding quinolinate synthase NadA, translating into MSETLDLNSTVYPFPPKPAVLSADEKTFYKEKIRKLLRERDAVMVAHYYTDPEIQALAEETGGIVADSLEMARFGSQHPASTLLVAGVRFMGETAKILSPEKTVLMPTLNAECSLDLGCPEQAFSDFCDQHPDRTVVVYANTSAAVKARADWVVTSSIAVELIEHLDSLGEKIIWAPDRHLGNYVRKQTGADVLCWQGACIVHDEFKSQALTRMKGLYPNAAVLVHPESPQAIVDMADAVGSTSQLIQAAKTLPQKQLIVATDRGIFYKMQQACPDKELFEAPTAGEGASCRTCAHCPWMAMNGLKAIAEGLEHGGAEHAIEVDEALRVKSLIPLNRMLDFAAQLKLRTQAKAL
- a CDS encoding protein YbgS, which gives rise to MKKLAIMLLTATMALTTGAAFAAGETSAGDNNGQANQSGSPGSIQNMAPKSVDNDQINNTNKPADEVNTKTDTTKQHMSKDKQHKKAMCKDGRCPDQAPGTTQSKETGK